The following coding sequences lie in one Populus nigra chromosome 15, ddPopNigr1.1, whole genome shotgun sequence genomic window:
- the LOC133674285 gene encoding cuscuta receptor 1-like produces the protein MGFNRFSLPAVAVIMMINAMLLSQACLEEERIALLQIKTSFGENPNLKSSPVLSWGKDALCCSWEGVTCSNSTTRRVVEIHLRIWSSSMEHWYLNASIFLPFQELNVLDLTGNSIAGCVANEGFERLSRLAKLEVLVLYYNYFNNSILSSLKDLSSLKYLDLDGNQLKGSINTKEFDSLSNLEVLSLVGNRIHGFVALKGSEGPSRLNKLESLDLSYNYFNNSILSSLKGLASLKHLYLDGNRLQGLINMKGSEGPSRLNKLESLHLGNNYFNNSILSSLKGLSSLKHLYLDGNWLQGLINMKEFDSLSNLEVLSLVGNRIHGFIALTGSEGPSRLNKLEVLYLNDNHFNNSILSSLKGLSSLKYLSLDGNQLQGSINMKGLCELKHLQELDISYNDLKGSLPSCFSNLTNLQVLDISFNNFTGNISLSPIGSLTSIQDLRLSHNHFQIPISLGPFFNLSNLKNLNGNRNELYQSTELVHNLIPRFQLQRLSLAYTGSGGTFPKSLYYQHDLQFVDLSHIKMTGEFPSWLLQNNTKLEELYLVNNSLSGSFQLANHSLVRLSHLDISRNHIHNQIPTEIGACFPRLVFLNLSRNDFDGSIPSSINNMSLLKVLDLSNNGLSGNIPEQLVENCLSLEVIMLSNNYLKGQLFWKNFNLTYLTELILRGNQLTGILPNSLSNCSALQALDVSLNNLSGKIPRWIGYMSSLQYLDLSENNLFGILPSNFCSSRMMIEVYLSKNKLEGSLIGALDGCLSLKRLDISHNYFKGGIPESIGSLLELSFLLLGYNNLEGEIPRQLCELKKLSLIDLSHNNLCGHILPCLHPRSEWYREWDSAPTMPSAYAPMPSSYAPEYMPPAYAPMPLEDPSVNKSVEITTKSISYSFKGIILTYISGIDLSCNNLTGEIPFELGNLSNIKLLNLSHNSLTGPIPPTFSNLKEIETLDLSYNNLNGEIPPQLLDLNFLSAFSVAHNNLSGKTPKMVAQFSTFSKSCYEGNPLLCGPPLAKNCTGAIPPSPLPRSQTHKKEENGVIDMEAFYVTFSVAYIMVLLAIGAVLYINPHWRQAWFYFIGKSINNCYYVLVDNLPVPARFRRFQPCV, from the exons ATGGGATTCAACAGGTTCTCTCTGCCAGCAGTGGCGGTGATAATGATGATTAATGCCATGCTTCTATCACAAGCGTGTTTGGAGGAAGAACGAATTGCTCTTTTGCAAATCAAAACTTCCTTTGGTGAAAACCCAAATCTTAAGTCATCCCCGGTACTCTCTTGGGGAAAAGATGCCCTCTGTTGCAGTTGGGAAGGAGTTACCTGCAGCAATTCCACTACAAGACGAGTCGTCGAAATCCATCTTCGAATTTGGTCCTCATCTATGGAACATTGGTACCTAAATGCATCTATATTTCTTCCCTTCCAAGAACTCAATGTTCTTGACTTGACTGGAAATAGCATAGCTGGCTGTGTTGCGAATGAAG GTTTCGAAAGGCTATCAAGACTTGCCAAATTGGAGGTTCTTGTTTTGTATTACAATTACTTTAACAATAGCATCCTATCATCCCTCAAAGATCTTTCATCTCTTAAATATCTAGATCTTGATGGCAATCAATTGAAAGGATCAATAAACACAAAAG AATTTGATTCATTGAGCAACTTGGAGGTGCTATCACTGGTTGGAAATAGGATCCACGGTTTTGTAGCCTTAAAAG GCTCTGAAGGACCGTCAAGACTTAACAAATTGGAGAGTCTTGATTTAAGCTACAATTACTTCAACAATAGCATCCTATCATCCCTCAAAGGGCTTGCATCTCTCAAACATCTGTATCTTGATGGCAACAGATTGCAAGGATTAATAAACATGAAAG GCTCTGAAGGACCGTCAAGGCTTAACAAATTGGAAAGTCTTCATTTAGGCAACAATTACTTCAACAATAGCATCCTATCATCCCTCAAAGGGCTTTCATCTCTCAAACATTTGTATCTTGATGGCAACTGGTTGCAAGGATTAATAAACATGAAAG AATTTGATTCATTGAGCAACTTGGAGGTGCTATCACTGGTTGGAAATAGGATCCACGGTTTTATAGCCTTAACAG GCTCTGAAGGACCATCAAGGCTTAACAAATTAGAGGTTCTTTACTTGAATGACAATCACTTCAACAATAGCATCCTATCATCCCTTAAAGGGCTTTCATCTCTCAAATATCTGTCTCTTGATGGCAACCAGTTGCAAGGATCAATAAACATGAAAG GCCTTTGTGAGTTAAAGCATCTCCAGGAACTAGATATCAGCTACAATGATCTCAAAGGTTCTTTGCCTTCGTGTTTCTCGAATTTGACAAATCTTCAAGTTTTAGATATCTCTTTCAACAACTTCACTGGAAATATATCATTGAGTCCCATTGGAAGTCTCACGTCCATTCAAGATCTAAGACTTTCACACAATCACTTCCAAATCCCAATCTCACTTGGCCCATTTTTTAACCTTTCAAACCTCAAGAATTTGAATGGTAACCGTAATGAATTATACCAGTCAACAGAGCTGGTACACAATTTAATTCCAAGGTTCCAGTTACAGAGGCTTTCTTTGGCATATACTGGATCCGGCGGGACATTTCCGAAATCCCTGTACTATCAACATGACCTTCAATTTGTTGATCTCTCACACATCAAAATGACAGGAGAATTTCCGAGCTGGTTGTtacaaaacaacacaaaactCGAAGAGCTTTATTTGGTCAACAATTCCCTTTCAGGATCTTTCCAATTAGCAAATCATTCCCTTGTGAGACTGTCACATTTGGATATATCGAGAAATCACATCCACAATCAAATTCCTACTGAAATTGGAGCATGTTTCCCGAGGTTAGTGTTTTTGAACCTGTCCAGAAATGATTTCGATGGTAGCATTCCCTCTTCGATCAACAATATGAGCCTCTTGAAAGTCTTAGATTTGTCCAACAATGGCTTGTCAGGCAACATACCTGAGCAGTTGGTGGAAAACTGTTTATCATTAGAGGTTATCAtgctttcaaataattatttgaaaggcCAGCTTTTCTGGAAAAATTTCAACTTAACATACTTGACCGAGCTGATATTAAGAGGGAATCAGTTAACCGGGATTCTTCCGAATAGCTTATCTAATTGTTCTGCATTGCAAGCATTGGATGTCAGTCTCAATAATTTATCTGGTAAGATACCGAGATGGATAGGGTATATGTCTTCTCTTCAATATTTAGACCTTTCAGAGAACAATCTTTTTGGAATTCTACCATCCAACTTTTGTTCTTCAAGGATGATGATAGaagtttatttatcaaaaaataaactagaaggATCACTGATTGGTGCGCTCGATGGTTGTCTGTCGCTGAAGAGATTAGATATTAgccataattattttaaaggtgGCATTCCCGAGTCAATTGGTTCTTTGTTAGAGTTAAGCTTTCTTCTTTTAGGTTATAATAATCTAGAAGGTGAAATCCCAAGACAGCTGTGCGAACTAAAGAAATTAAGCTTGATTGATCTTTCTCATAATAATCTGTGTGGTCATATTCTTCCATGCCTACATCCTAGAAGCGAGTGGTATAGGGAATGGGACAGTGCTCCTACTATGCCTTCAGCATATGCTCCTATGCCTTCATCATATGCTCCTGAGTATATGCCGCCAGCATATGCTCCTATGCCCTTGGAAGATCCTTCTGTTAATAAATCTGTTGAGATTACAACAAAGAGTATATCGTATTCATTCAAGGGAATCATCCTCACTTACATCTCCGGTATCGATCTCTCCTGCAACAATTTGACAGGAGAGATTCCTTTTGAGCTTGGAAACCTCAGCAACATTAAGTTGTTGAATCTATCCCATAACAGTTTAACAGGTCCCATACCACCTACATTTTCAAACCTGAAGGAAATTGAAACTCTGGATCTTTCCTACAACAACTTGAACGGGGAAATTCCTCCCCAGCTTCTCGACTTAAACTTCCTTTCTGCTTTCAGTGTAGCCCACAATAACTTATCTGGCAAAACGCCAAAGATGGTTGCACAATTCTCAACATTCAGCAAGTCTTGCTATGAGGGAAATCCGTTGCTTTGTGGACCACCACTCGCCAAAAATTGTACTGGAGCAATACCACCATCACCACTGCCAAGGTCTCAGactcataaaaaagaagaaaatggcgTTATTGATATGGAGGCTTTCTATGTGACATTTTCAGTAGCATACATCATGGTCCTGTTGGCAATAGGTGCAGTTCTGTATATAAACCCACATTGGAGACAAGCATGGTTTTACTTTATTGGGAAGAGCATCAATAATTGCTATTACGTTCTTGTGGACAATTTACCTGTGCCAGCCAGGTTCAGACGATTTCAGCCTTGTGTCTAA